In Debaryomyces hansenii CBS767 chromosome B complete sequence, one genomic interval encodes:
- a CDS encoding DEHA2B15840p (similar to uniprot|Q8NJ11 Neurospora crassa 21D9 Hypothetical protein 21D9.060), with amino-acid sequence MFGFGHNNNYEQDHQQVYGEQHEGKFSHELVAGAASFEAAKVFEDRQRREGKPVSHKFAKEMIAGIAGAEVDKLFETKGLDYLDRDEAKRNAQSYAESNYDNHYGNQNEWHPDSRPPFDYQSDRYNYN; translated from the coding sequence atgtTTGGATTTGGACACAACAACAACTACGAGCAAGACCACCAACAGGTCTATGGTGAACAACATGAGGGAAAGTTTTCTCATGAATTGGTCGCAGGTGCTGCGTCCTTCGAAGCCGCAAAAGTTTTTGAGGACAGACAAAGAAGAGAAGGAAAACCAGTATCTCATAAGTTTGCCAAAGAAATGATCGCGGGTATTGCCGGTGCTGAGGTCGACAAGTTGTTTGAGACCAAAGGTTTGGACTACTTAGACAGAGACGAAGCCAAACGTAATGCTCAAAGCTACGCAGAGCTGAACTACGACAACCATTATGGTAACCAAAATGAGTGGCACCCAGACAGTCGTCCACCATTTGACTACCAATCTGACAGATACAATTACAATTGA
- a CDS encoding DEHA2B15862p (highly similar to uniprot|P27616 Saccharomyces cerevisiae YAR015W ADE1 N-succinyl-5-aminoimidazole-4-carboxamide ribotide (SAICAR) synthetase) yields the protein MDSLHTTELDGILPLVCKGKVRDIYQVDDETLLFVATDRVSAYDVIMENGISSKGKILTRISEFWFEFLSSSIPNHLVLSNNDDEHLFARLPAKLSEPKYKQQISGRSLLVRKLKLIPLEVIVRGYITGSAWKEYKNKKTVHGLSIDQDDLQESQEFTKPIFTPSTKAEQGEHDENISPEKAAEIVGQELCDKLEAKAIELYSKAKEYAKSRGIIIADTKFEFGLDKDNNIVLVDEVLTPDSSRFWNAANYQIGKSQDSYDKQFLRDWLTANGLAGKFGVAMDENIIVKSKEKYIEAYESLTGEKWSE from the coding sequence ATGGATTCATTACACACCACAGAATTAGACGGAATTTTACCTTTAGTTTGTAAGGGAAAAGTTAGGGATATTTATCAAGTAGATGATGAAACCTTATTATTTGTTGCAACTGATAGGGTTTCAGCATACGATGTGATAATGGAAAACGGTATTTCATCAAAGGGAAAGATTTTGACTAGAATTTCTGAATTCTGGTTTGAGTTCTTATCGAGCAGTATTCCAAACCATTTGGTATTGTCAAATAATGACGATGAGCATTTGTTCGCCAGATTACCTGCTAAGTTATCTGAACCAAAATACAAACAACAAATAAGTGGTAGATCCTTATTGGTGAGAAagttaaaattaattccaTTAGAGGTTATTGTCAGAGGGTACATTACTGGTTCTGCCTGGAAGGAGTACAAGAATAAGAAGACGGTGCATGGTTTAAGTATTGATCAGGATGATTTACAAGAATCCCAAGAATTTACCAAGCCAATTTTCACCCCATCAACCAAAGCCGAACAAGGAGAAcatgatgaaaatatatcCCCAGAAAAAGCGGCCGAAATTGTTGGACAAGAATTGTGCGATAAATTGGAAGCAAAGGCCATTGAGTTATATTCAAAAGCCAAGGAATATGCTAAATCGAGAGGCATTATTATCGCAGATACTAAGTTCGAATTTGGCTTAGATAAGGACAACAATATTGTTTTGGTTGACGAGGTATTAACTCCTGATTCATCGAGATTCTGGAATGCCGCtaattatcaaattggCAAATCCCAAGATTCTTATGATAAACAATTCTTAAGAGACTGGTTAACCGCAAATGGTTTAGCCGGTAAATTTGGCGTCGCAAtggatgaaaatataattgttaagtcaaaagaaaaatatattgaagcTTATGAATCTTTGACCGGTGAGAAATGGTctgaataa
- a CDS encoding DEHA2B15884p (weakly similar to uniprot|P22209 Saccharomyces cerevisiae YAR018C KIN3 Nonessential protein kinase): MSSSPAANEYDALEVIGKGSYGTVRKVQEKSSGEIFVRKEIEYNSMNNQERNQLISELRILRELNHPNIVKYFRHDHIMQKKSIHIYMEYCDGGDLAQVISNFRKNKEMVPEEFIWQVLVQTLLALHRCHYGIDAKKVNLFSNPVDDKEPTIDSETVVIHRDIKPDNIFMLNSGKSIKLGDFGLAKMLTSQNDFAKTYVGTPYYMSPEVLMDNPYSPVCDIWSLGCVLFELCTLQPPFQAKTHLQLQSKIKQGIIPDLPGIYSSQLRSIIKECITVDPELRPSCYDLLETLSIRFLRKEMELKEINTNLNEFQKQLLTKNDELKKKESLLNNIERKIFAQREDLENEYNNMQKKCNSQKKQLEEELIEEFEMRKKSMDQEAKEVRLGYQREFKMVVEHEVQLRLKDILGKQKHQQQQQQQQQHLQQHQQQHQHQNQHQHPQYQQPQPYQELSRKKSDPLSSPSPSKATTRNTLYSANHYAAPNEHVVSPNKPKGPKELQLDDQSKLLSPQLTRRIPLKTRNSENSDYDSNGYYSDQYKSSPTRFSGNNYKKRVTDELERLSLEKRNIPEFEELYIRKNRH; encoded by the coding sequence ATGTCATCTAGTCCCGCAGCGAATGAATATGATGCATTAGAAGTCATAGGAAAAGGATCGTATGGAACGGTTAGAAaagttcaagaaaaatcaagtggtgaaatatttgttcGAAAGGaaatagaatataattcaatgaatAATCAAGAAAGAAACCAATTAATATCGGaattaagaatattaaGAGAACTAAATCACCCAAATATTGTTAAATACTTCCGACATGACCACATTATGCAAAAAAAGTCcatacatatatatatggaATATTGTGATGGAGGAGACCTTGCACAagtaatttcaaattttagaaaaaataaagaaatggTTCCAGAAGAGTTTATTTGGCAGGTTTTAGTCCAGACGTTGTTAGCCTTACACAGGTGTCATTATGGGATCGATGCCAAGAAAGTAAatctattttcaaatcCAGTTGATGATAAAGAACCAACCATAGACTCAGAAACAGTCGTTATTCATCGGGATATAAAACcagataatatttttatgtTGAACTCCggtaaatcaattaaattagGGGATTTTGGTTTAGCCAAGATGTTAACTTCTCAGAACGATTTTGCCAAAACATATGTGGGAACACCTTATTACATGTCTCCTGAAGTATTAATGGACAATCCATACTCACCCGTGTGTGATATTTGGTCACTAGGAtgtgtattatttgaactCTGTACTTTACAACCACCCTTTCAAGCAAAAACTCATTTACAATTACAAAGTAAAATCAAGCAAGGGATAATTCCAGACTTACCAGGTATTTATTCATCGCAACTTAGATCTATTATAAAAGAATGCATAACAGTGGATCCGGAGTTGCGGCCATCTTGTTATGATTTGCTAGAAACTTTATCGATTAGATTCTTAAGGAAGGAAATGGAGTTGAAAGAGATAAATacaaatttgaatgagTTTCAAAAGCAATTATTGACTAAGAATGACgaattaaaaaagaaggaatcattattaaataatatcGAACGAAAAATATTTGCTCAAAGAGAAGATCTAGAAAATGAATACAATAATATGCAAAAGAAATGTAATTCACAGAAAAAACAACTAGAAGAAGAGCTAATTGAGGAATTTGAGATGAGAAAAAAATCCATGGATCAGGAGGCAAAAGAAGTCAGACTTGGTTATCAAAGGGAATTCAAAATGGTAGTTGAACATGAAGTTCAGCTAAGACTAAAGGATATCTTAGGTAAACAAAAGCatcagcaacaacaacagcaacaacaacagcatCTACAACAgcatcaacaacagcatCAACATCAAAATCAACACCAGCATCCACAATATCAACAACCTCAACCTTATCAAGAATTGAGTAGGAAGAAATCTGATCCGTTATCTTCACCATCTCCAAGCAAAGCAACAACTAGGAATACCTTGTACCTGGCTAACCATTATGCTGCCCCTAATGAACATGTAGTACTGCCAAATAAGCCTAAAGGGCCCAAGGAGCTACAATTAGACGACcaatcaaaattattgtcACCACAACTAACGAGACGAATTCCATTGAAAACAAGAAACAGCGAAAATAGCGATTACGATTCCAATGGATATTATTCTGACCAATATAAGTCATCACCAACCAGATTTCTGGGAAATAACTATAAGAAAAGAGTTACTGATGAATTAGAGAGGCTAAGCTTAGAAAAGAGAAATATTCCTGAATTTGAGGAATTATACATCAGAAAGAATAGGCACTAA
- a CDS encoding DEHA2B15906p (weakly similar to CA3036|IPF13443 Candida albicans IPF13443 unknown function): protein MSKKYPTYESKLSALMERNPDAEGEFIYCVLSTSICCRPTCSSRLPLKKNIIFCDNVQEAIEKRFRPCKRCRPHILIGWNKARENIKKACSIIMKMATSKTKLDVDTLAFDLRSSKWHFCRTFKNYTGYTPKKYYKECIQGSNPLIFKPLPLILTKRNLQKQRVLSRTIFPERVSENKKSFGEIISNYSNEYPASMTGSVVNIPQYDNCLEMFECLEEDIQLNTLDSLLENSSASADGDTSFISNELLDYMNI, encoded by the coding sequence ATGAGTAAAAAATACCCAACGTATGAGTCTAAACTCAGTGCATTAATGGAAAGAAACCCTGATGCCGAAGgagaatttatatattgcGTTTTATCTACCTCGATATGTTGCAGGCCGACTTGTTCATCGAGGTTGccattgaagaaaaatataattttttgtgATAACGTACAAGAAGCAATCGAGAAAAGGTTTCGACCATGCAAAAGATGTAGACCACATATATTGATCGGATGGAACAAGGCTAGGGAGAATATTAAGAAGGCTTGTtcgataataatgaaaatggcCACATCTAAAACGAAATTGGATGTGGACACATTAGCGTTTGATTTACGTCTGTCAAAATGGCATTTCTGTAGGActttcaaaaattatacGGGATATACACCTAAAAAGTACTATAAGGAATGTATTCAAGGCTCAAATCCGTTGATTTTTAAACCATTGCCTTTGATACTAACCAAAAGGAATTTACAAAAGCAGAGGGTACTATCTAGGACAATCTTTCCAGAGAGAGTAAGTGAAAATAAGAAGAGTTTTGGTGAAATTATTTCGAACTATAGCAATGAATATCCCGCATCCATGACAGGAAGTGTAGTAAATATACCTCAATACGATAACTGCCTAGAAATGTTTGAATGTTTGGAGGAggatattcaattgaatacattGGACAGTCTCCTCGAAAATTCTTCAGCAAGCGCCGACGGAGATACTTCGTTTATTAGcaatgaattattggattatatgaatatttag
- a CDS encoding DEHA2B15928p (similar to uniprot|Q9HFZ1 Candida albicans RBT5 Repressed by TUP1 protein 5) translates to MISANLLATAAAIVSFYASSAKAANYATYPSVAHTATINGFADPIYGQLPECAKSCVEEDTDSTPCPYWDPGCLCVMSNWGAPVAECIAESCKGSDVSDAAGLATSICSSAGVPSPYWYIPASDSAALSSAAEATATEDASSSAAETSAAETSAAETSAPAETSAPAETSAPAETSAPAETSAPETSAPVETSAPAETSAPAESASAPVESASATDAPEVEAQENSAVFNVPGPALIALSAISFAAFYF, encoded by the coding sequence ATGATTTCCGCTAACTTATTGGCCACCGCTGCTGCCATCGTTTCCTTTTACGCCTCATCGGCTAAGGCTGCTAACTACGCAACCTACCCATCTGTTGCTCATACTGCTACGATCAATGGTTTCGCTGACCCAATTTACGGTCAGCTTCCAGAATGTGCCAAGTCTTGTGTCGAAGAAGACACTGACAGCACCCCATGTCCATACTGGGATCCCGGTTGTCTTTGTGTTATGTCCAACTGGGGTGCTCCAGTTGCTGAATGTATTGCTGAAAGCTGTAAGGGTAGCGATGTTTCTGATGCTGCTGGCTTAGCTACCTCTATCTGTTCCAGTGCTGGTGTTCCAAGCCCATACTGGTACATCCCAGCCAGTGACTCGGCTGCTTTATCTTCTGCTGCCGAAGCCACTGCCACTGAAGACGCTTCCTCTTCTGCTGCGGAAACTTCTGCTGCTGAAACTTCTGCTGCTGAAACCTCTGCCCCTGCTGAAACCTCTGCTCCTGCTGAAACCTCTGCTCCTGCTGAAACCTCTGCTCCTGCTGAAACTTCTGCCCCAGAAACTTCTGCTCCTGTTGAAACCTCTGCTCCAGCTGAAACTTCTGCTCCTGCTGAATCTGCTTCTGCTCCAGTTGAATCCGCTTCTGCTACTGATGCTCCAGAAGTTGAAGCTCAAGAAAACTCCGCTGTTTTCAACGTTCCGGGCCCAGCTTTAATTGCTCTTTCCGCAATTTCTTTTGCTGCTTTTTACTTCTAA
- a CDS encoding DEHA2B15950p (no similarity) yields the protein MIEGFTYRVVSKTLSGGFKLFISSDMSDSSSVEPYATSRWSHRYVRRGLLMNYAAYRFTNHRYVRLS from the coding sequence ATGATTGAAGGGTTTACGTATCGGGTGGTTTCCAAGACATTACTGGGGGgcttcaaattatttatatccAGCGATATGTCCGATTCGTCCCTGGTAGAACCTTATGCCACCTCTAGATGGTCTCACCGATATGTCCGGCGTGGTTTGCTTATGAACTATGCAGCATATAGGTTCACTAACCACCGATATGTCCGTCTTTCCTAG
- a CDS encoding DEHA2B15972p (similar to CA2557|IPF12101 Candida albicans IPF12101), with protein MQSSCLILVFASIISLVSASNWATYPSVPKTASINGFADPIYTKLPDCAQDCVDIDTDNTPCPYWDTGCFCVMPQWAGQVAECFVSKCEGKEVASATSLAVSLCSSVGANQWLMPASLSTALSSAAGNKEKSSSSTASSNAELTSGSGSSSTSSSSSSLGSSSSASSTGNNAVMMASYDLPSVAFFMFIFSLVL; from the coding sequence ATGCAATCCTCGTGTTTGATTTTAGTATTTGCCAGTATTATTTCACTTGTCTCCGCTAGTAACTGGGCCACTTATCCATCAGTTCCAAAAACTGCCAGTATCAATGGATTCGCTGATCCAATATACACCAAATTGCCAGATTGTGCCCAGGACTGTGTTGATATAGACACCGATAACACACCATGTCCATACTGGGACACTGGATGTTTCTGTGTTATGCCACAGTGGGCAGGTCAAGTTGCTGAATGTTTCGTGTCTAAGTGTGAAGGTAAGGAAGTCGCCAGTGCTACGAGTTTGGCCGTTTCGTTGTGCTCGAGTGTTGGCGCCAACCAATGGTTAATGCCAGCATCTTTATCCACAGCACTCAGTTCTGCTGCCGGTAACAAGGAAAAGTCCTCGTCCTCGACTGCTTCAAGCAACGCTGAATTGActtctggttctggttctaGCTCGACTTCAAGTTCGAGCTCCTCCTTGGGATCTTCCTCCAGTGCTAGCTCTACCGGTAATAATGCCGTTATGATGGCCAGCTACGACCTTCCATCTGTCGCTTTCTTCATGTTCATATTCTCGCTTGTTTTATAg
- a CDS encoding DEHA2B15994p (weakly similar to uniprot|Q08908 Saccharomyces cerevisiae YOR384W FRE5 Putative ferric reductase), with translation MAIKYSEQYYVEKKRNDDFQGLIFIVTALSLIIYGLIFHWLPRLLRGKREVATLKYKWVFKFLQLWDNLTGCVGVKIPYKKNKFYFQPSLILLSALFIIINGVFCYVETKDLDYEPRFYIVGKRLGRVAVGNFPMLNIMILKHDLLTSITGLQADRLEVMHHWMGRLIWLMVTVHMSLTITYWLDLDFEVMVFIPPQIFGMIAYSTMFLLTWGSMRFIRKWSYDIFLVQHKVLAIIMFLFAFFHNPSNKAAVLIAVHVLVFDRVLTRIIGVIHRRTSPTKGLSDFKILDDDTVEVRIEVKSIMNENKWYAKILPKIGTWKAGQHIYLNVGKVSLFQYHPFTIASLPNTGEIKLIIRKQKGFTKRLMKKLEKVQHDEDQDPSCVKLKVSLWGPYGGKHQPLLTFDSALFVGAGSGASFTFPLALDLLETIRQRNEIGDYLFRPNKAHIKIVWMIRDIRNIEWFKDILNQLAQYVEFGVSIDVYVTQSSAGKLICHDIVEQDPTKETYIKDKTTKEITSKDITSTKEITTEDVSTTKERVQDLGETISSNSSGLSYEASIFDLSNINIHYRRPDVPSLIDEAVSNMIAEDKSSSYKSLAVVGCGPDLLTNQMKEECQKNRWRKHSPDIYCHTEKF, from the coding sequence ATGGCAATAAAGTATAGTGAACAGTATTATGTTGAGAAGAAAAGGAATGATGATTTCCAAGGGTTGATATTTATAGTTACTGCTTTGAGTTTAATAATTTACggattaatttttcactgGTTGCCGAGGCTTCTTAGGGGAAAAAGGGAGGTTGCAACTTTAAAATACAAATGGGTTTTCAAGTTTTTACAGCTCTGGGACAATTTGACTGGGTGTGTAGGCGTGAAAATACCatacaagaagaacaaatttTACTTTCAGCCAAGTTTGATACTATTAAGTGCActattcattatcatcaatgGGGTTTTCTGCTATGTTGAGACTAAAGACCTTGACTACGAGCCTAGATTTTATATTGTGGGAAAAAGATTAGGTAGAGTTGCAGTTGGAAATTTTCCCATGCTTAACATTATGATTCTCAAACATGATCTTCTTACTTCAATTACTGGTTTGCAGGCTGACAGACTTGAAGTCATGCATCATTGGATGGGAAGATTGATTTGGTTAATGGTTACTGTACATATGTCCTTAACAATTACATACTGGTTGGACTTGGATTTCGAGGTCATGGTTTTTATTCCACCACAAATTTTTGGTATGATTGCATATTCAACGATGTTCCTCTTAACGTGGGGAAGTATGAGATTCATCAGAAAATGGTCTTACGATATTTTCCTTGTTCAACATAAAGTGTTGGCGATTATCATGtttttatttgcatttttcCATAACCCTTCCAATAAGGCAGCTGTGTTGATTGCGGTTCATGTTCTTGTTTTTGACAGAGTTTTAACGAGAATAATTGGTGTCATTCACAGAAGGACCAGTCCTACTAAGGGTCTCTCTGATTTCAAGATTCTTGATGATGATACAGTGGAAGTCAGGATAGAAGTTAAGTCTATAATGAATGAGAACAAGTGGTACGCAAAGATTTTACCAAAAATAGGTACGTGGAAAGCAGGCCAACATATTTACCTTAACGTCGGCAAAGTCAGcttatttcaatatcatccaTTCACTATCGCAAGTTTACCAAATACAggtgaaattaaattgatcataagaaaacaaaaaggGTTCACTAAACGATTGATGAAAAAGCTTGAGAAAGTTCAACATGATGAAGATCAAGATCCTAGTTGTGTTAAATTGAAAGTATCATTATGGGGTCCATATGGAGGAAAGCATCAGCCGCTTCTTACTTTTGATTCAGCTTTATTTGTGGGTGCAGGATCAGGAGCATCATTTACATTTCCATTGGCTTTAGATCTCTTGGAAACAATAAGACAGAGAAACGAGATTGGAGATTATTTGTTCCGTCCTAATAAGGCACACATCAAAATAGTTTGGATGATCAGAGACATACGGAATATCGAATGGTttaaagatattttaaatcAGTTAGCACAATACGTAGAATTTGGTGTAAGCATTGATGTATATGTCACCCAGTCACTGGCTGGAAAGTTGATATGTCATGATATTGTTGAGCAGGATCCTACTAAAGAAACTTATATCAAAGACAAAACCACAAAAGAAATAACTTCGAAGGACATAACTTCCACAAAAGAAATAACCACGGAGGACGTATCCACTACAAAAGAAAGAGTCCAAGATTTGGGCGAAACTATATCCTCCAATTCTTCTGGCTTAAGCTACGAAGCCTCGATATTTGATTTGTCAAATATTAACATACACTATAGGCGTCCAGATGTTCCTTCGTTGATTGATGAAGCGGTAAGTAACATGATAGCCGAAGACAAGTCTAGTTCGTATAAGTCTTTAGCAGTAGTTGGTTGTGGTCCTGATTTACTTACTAATCaaatgaaagaagaatgtcAAAAGAATCGCTGGAGAAAGCATTCACCCGATATTTATTGTcatactgaaaaattttaa
- a CDS encoding DEHA2B16016p (similar to uniprot|Q12458 Saccharomyces cerevisiae YDR368W YPR1 2-methylbutyraldehyde reductase): MSEINILTIFRSTKVLKFYNGQEIPATGLGTWQSKDEEVYNAVLAALKIGYKHIDTAACYGNEEPIGRAIRDAGVKREDIFITTKVWGTDHTRVEQALNTSLQKLGLDYVDLYLMHWPVPLNPNGNHPLFPTLPDGNRDISQDWDFTKTYNLMQKLLDSGKTKSIGVSNFSVTNLKKLLNAPTTTVKPVVNQVELHPYLPQHKLLQFAKENDIVLESYSPLGSTDSPLLSDEVVVKIAEKNKVSPATILISWALWRGTVVLPKSVSAHRIESNFNVIDLPDADGKELDDLHKLRGIRRLVLPNWAPVVVFDSDE; encoded by the coding sequence ATGAGTGAAATCAATATACTAACAATATTTAGATCTACTAAAGTTTTAAAGTTTTATAACGGTCAAGAAATTCCAGCTACTGGCTTAGGAACTTGGCAATCGAAAGACGAAGAAGTCTACAATGCTGTTCTTGCAGCTTTAAAAATAGGATACAAACATATAGATACTGCTGCTTGTTACGGTAACGAAGAACCAATCGGTAGAGCTATTCGTGATGCTGGCGTTAAGAGAGAAGACATATTCATTACTACCAAGGTCTGGGGAACCGATCACACTCGTGTCGAGCAAGCCTTGAATACGTCTTTGCAAAAATTAGGTTTAGACTACGTTGATTTATACTTGATGCACTGGCCTGTTCCATTGAACCCAAATGGTAACCATCCATTATTCCCAACTTTACCAGATGGAAACCGTGATATTTCTCAAGACTGGGATTTCACTAAGACTTACAATTTGATGCAGAAATTGTTAGACCTGGGTAAGACTAAGTCCATCGGTGTCTCTAACTTCTCCGTCACcaacttgaagaaattattgaatgcTCCTACTACAACTGTCAAGCCAGTTGTTAACCAAGTTGAATTACATCCTTACTTGCCACAACAcaaattattacaattcGCAAAGGAAAATGATATAGTTTTGGAAAGTTACAGTCCTTTAGGATCTACCGACTCTCCTCTTTTGAGTGACGAAGTTGTTGTTAAGATCGCAGAAAAAAATAAGGTTTCGCCAGCTactattttgatttcttggGCTTTATGGAGAGGTACAGTTGTTTTACCAAAATCCGTTAGTGCTCACAGAATTGAAAGTAACTTCAATGTCATCGATCTTCCTGATGCAGATGGAAAGGAATTGGACGACCTTCATAAATTAAGAGGTATCAGAAGATTAGTTTTACCTAACTGGGCTCCAGTTGTTGTCTTCGATAGTGACGAGTAA